A genomic stretch from Plasmodium reichenowi strain SY57 chromosome 4, whole genome shotgun sequence includes:
- a CDS encoding ubiquitin specific protease, putative, which produces MNMTENNLLELLSLKNYDYYLKYYNYEHVERKHISFNNSGNICYCNASLQLILSIKPLCIYLLKKLKKISFNTKSKYKGDILKTVCDLIEEVYGKSNSDNNNNNNNNSNNNNNNNSNNNNSNNNNNSNKYKSHIICTNKHINLLKKIKKYNNNIIINAQNDAHEFLLMLLNFINVECNRYLKIPENFDIKLNDKDNKQNAGDKYWIKYLFKDNSIVTDLLGFQNISSITCINCGHTRYSFEFCIDLGLEFQEENIKSTNLIDLLKNNIIQEEHFCYLDCENCKLKKTSRVKKGIYRLPNLYMIIYIKRFKWIYDQRTNYYNNKIKKIDTTVLLPLDGIIDFTSFSHMSTHKSLINSKYIIESIICHTGNCYNGHYTCIVKYSDGFYKCNDEKIRKINNPYSSENINDIYLLLLRRLP; this is translated from the coding sequence atgaatatgaCCGAAAATAACCTTCTCGAGCTACtatcattaaaaaattatgattattatttaaaatattataactATGAACATGTTGAAAGAAAACACATTTCGTTTAATAACAGCGGGAATATATGTTACTGTAACGCTTCTTTacaattaatattatctaTAAAACCTTTGTGTATCTAtttattgaaaaaattaaaaaaaatatcttttaatacaaaatctaaatataaaggagatatattaaaaactGTATGTGATTTAATAGAAGAAGTGTATGGGAAAAGCAACTcagataataataataataataataataatagtaataataataataataataatagtaataataataatagtaataataataataatagtaataaatataaaagtcatataatttgtacaaataaacatataaatttattaaaaaaaatcaaaaaatataataataatattataattaatgCTCAAAATGATGCACATGAATTTTTATTGAtgttattaaattttataaatgtgGAATGTAATAGATATTTAAAGATACCAGAAAACTTcgatataaaattaaatgataaagataataaacaaaatgCTGGAGATAAGTATTggataaaatatttatttaaagatAACAGTATCGTGACCGACTTATTAGGAtttcaaaatatttctAGTATCACATGTATTAATTGTGGACATACCAGATATAGTTTTGAATTTTGTATTGACTTAGGTTTAGAGTTtcaagaagaaaatatcAAAAGTACAAATCTTATAGAcctattaaaaaataatattatacaagAAGAACATTTCTGTTATTTAGATTGTGAAAATtgtaaattaaaaaaaacaagtCGAgttaaaaaaggaatatataGATTGCCAAACTTgtatatgattatttatattaaaagatttAAATGGATTTATGATCAACGtacaaattattataataataaaatcaaaaaaattgatACCACTGTTTTGTTACCATTAGATGGTATTATTGATTTTACGTCCTTTTCACATATGTCAACTCATAAATCATTAATTAATTcgaaatatattatagaaaGTATTATATGTCATACAGGAAATTGTTATAATGGTCATTATACATGTATTGTTAAATATAGTGATGgattttataaatgtaaCGATGAAAAAATTAGGAAGATAAACAATCCATACAGCTCAGAAAATATTAACGACATATATTTGTTGTTACTCAGGCGCTTACCctaa
- a CDS encoding hypothetical protein (conserved Plasmodium protein, unknown function) yields the protein MYKTEENNNNYLNNLNLKGKVCSDFSLSNTPSNDRMNITDNKMYNSDKEKNLNDKGSFKLNNCYEGDINSRTSSNINCNNVVSSNNNSTNGDNNLDTLQMLDSLNYWYGSSFSKENILKKNKNSLSGDKKGMSQSDYLNIKKSKLINYLNFFMRVCCSKSSYIKFVNHYFNIIYSNNINILFRYECILQKFGEYNEKNLTAQDYYNGYVNLNKVPLFLSERHSSLYGKLSDINSKQEHLRSSTNFEKNILSFLSAYDNLTINFFNHIFSKLNNGEMNMDNSNVEGMINNFLYKKKLLKENVFNLLLKLSKSYEIKYSEVINDIQNGEHIKEKNEERILELLNHKEVIKLSNDSTMDKDHVDIKDVNNEKKLDSSNEPVQSIVSNNIYDDNKNDDNKNDDNKNDDNKNDDNNKNNNNDNKNDDNNNNNNNDNKNDDNNNNSSVAGCHVDSLNEPKMSSDNLKDTCNIHDTNEIPEVDKEKDSDGIYNLCHINDNNINNSSFHHMESNNNDNNEMTTTSATTVTTITTATTATTMTPNAMICSNSELNNSCNNMKSSEVSILEDIKDKLNEEINMYDSIYNVQIVEDCDYMNVPNIEEEQKDIYNDNIYNIENMNNMYNDYNDYNNNNNIIENMYSFLKNNNFIPNDNIYTDFFENGNDVFLNKIKKNDKDAYFKLIEKFDRMYSIINDFKSNIKPYSSNESDMNNMHEYIQKKKKKKIFNNNDYIFKMGPSEMSKKNLRNNSLTKNEGLKRSKRNLKKNDIAKKKAK from the exons ATGTATAAAACTGAAGAgaacaataataattatttaaataacCTCAATTTAAAAGGAAAGGTTTGCTCAGATTTTAGTCTTAGCAATACACCAAGTAATGATCGTATGAATATAAcagataataaaatgtacaactctgataaagaaaaaaaccTAAACGATAAAGGctcttttaaattaaaCAACTGCTACGAAGGAGATATTAATAGCAGGACTAGTAGTAATATCAACTGCAATAATGTTGttagtagtaataataatagtacgaatggtgataataatttagaTACCTTGCAAATGTTGGATAGCTTAAACTATTGGTATGGAAGCTCCTTTTCTAAGGAAAATATTCTcaagaaaaacaaaaattcCTTATCAGGAg ATAAGAAAGGTATGAGCCAAAGCGATTACTTGAACATTAAGAAAAGCAAAttgataaattatttaaactTTTTCATGCGAGTGTGTTGCAGTAAGAGTTCTTATATAAAGTTTGTGAATCActattttaatataatttatagtaataacataaatattttgtttagATATGAGTGTATTTTACAAAAGTTTGGagaatataatgaaaagaaCTTGACTGCTCAGGATTATTATAATGGGTATGTAAATTTGAATAAGGTTCCCTTATTTTTGAGTGAAAGGCATAGTTCTTTGTATGGAAAGTTGTCTGATATAAATAGTAAGCAAGAGCATTTAAGGAGTAGTACAAATTttgaaaagaatatattaagtTTTTTAAGTGCATATGACAATTTGacaataaatttttttaatcatatatttagTAAGTTGAATAATGGAGAGATGAATATGGATAATTCAAATGTTGAGGGtatgataaataattttttgtataaaaaaaagttattaAAGGAAAATGTGTTTAATTTATTACTGAAATTAAGTAAGTcttatgaaataaaatatagtgaagttataaatgatatacaGAACGGTGAGCATATAAAGGAAAAGAATGAGGAGCGCATATTGGAATTATTAAATCATAAGGAAGTTATAAAATTAAGTAATGATAGTACAATGGATAAGGATCACGTTGATATTAAAGatgtaaataatgaaaagaagTTGGATAGTAGTAATGAACCTGTACAAAGTATTgtaagtaataatatttatgatgataataaaaatgatgataataaaaatgatgataataaaaatgatgataataaaaatgatgataataataaaaacaataataatgataataaaaatgatgataataataataacaataataatgataataaaaatgatgataataataataatagtagtGTTGCTGGTTGTCATGTGGATAGTTTAAATGAACCTAAAATGAGTTCagataatttaaaagataCATGTAATATACATGATACTAATGAAATACCAGAGGTagataaagaaaaggaTAGTGATGgcatatataatttatgtcatataaatgataataatataaataatagtagttttcatcatatggaaagtaataataatgataataatgagaTGACTACAACAAGTGCTACGACAGTTACTACAATTACTACAGCAACGACAGCTACGACGATGACTCCAAATGCTATGATATGCTCGAATAGTGAGCTGAACAATTcttgtaataatatgaaaagCAGTGAAGTTTCTATATTAgaagatataaaagataaattaaacgaagaaataaatatgtatgatagtatatataatgttcAGATTGTTGAAGATTGTGATTATATGAATGTTCCTAATATTGAAGAGGAACAAAAAgacatatataatgataatatatataatattgaaaatatgaataacatgtataatgattataatgattataataataataataatattatagaaaatatgtacagctttttaaaaaataataattttattccaaacgataatatttataccgatttttttgaaaatgGAAATgatgtatttttaaataaaattaagaaaaatgataaagacgcatattttaaattaattgAAAAATTTGATCGTATGTATAGTATCATAAACGACTTtaaaagtaatataaaaCCATATAGCTCAAACGAATCagatatgaataatatgcatgaatatatacaaaaaaaaaagaagaaaaaaatttttaataataatgattatatatttaaaatggGTCCTTCTGAAATGagtaaaaaaaatctaAGAAATAATTCATTAACAAAAAACGAAGGTCTTAAACGAAGTAAAAGaaatttaaagaaaaatgatataGCAAAGAAGAAGGCAAAATGA
- a CDS encoding CGI-201 protein, short form yields MNFNSKKLQVKNKNAAEVQITAEQLINEALELEEVEHKVNYNLIDEEELNEYKINKRKEYEDKIRKRRYMISTYIKYALWEIKQKDIERCRSIFERALNIDYTNKNLWLKYIEVELINKNINSARNLLERVVLLLPLENIFWKKYAHLEEILNNYINARNIYERWIKFKIDESSFLCYIYFEERCNEINKCREIFERLIVSIPKLECFYKFIKFEKKYKNIDRARAGYEKCIELLPSSYLDENFYIHFCNFEQEQNEYERCKKIYIEALKILPKSKSELLYKHFLQFQKKYANKDELNESLLIKERIFYEDELKKHRNDYDIWFNYIKLEESNINNINKEKCIIRIRDLYERAISIIPLISSKKFWKRYIYLWINYSIFEELYAENIQRARDVYINIIKILSTYEFTFKKIFILYATFELRQLNVHKARSIFNNALQTIPNEKIFEKFCEFELKLGNIRECRNVYAKYVEAFPFNSKAWISMINFELSLDEVERARQIAEIAINLDDMKLPELIWKNYIDMEINLQEYDNARKLYDRLLSITQHYKVYKSYAEFTYIYLDDIEMCRKILEEGIDFCKKNELINERCILLNFLCDIEKDYGDKEIIDKTLKRLPKKVKKRKIIKNNDNDDEIIEEYITYVFPDDGNQSQNMKILEKALEWKKKMEDMKKKKEDDKKEVNDDNVDDDSEDSDGSEDNDGSEDNDGSKDNDDSEDNDGSKDNDDSEDNDDSEDNDGSKDNDGSVDNDGSEDNDGSEDNDGSEDNDGSEDGEGK; encoded by the exons ATGAATTTTAATAGTAAGAAGTTACAG GTTAAGAATAAGAACGCCGCAGAGGTGCAGATTACGGCGGAGCAACTTATTAACGAGGCGTTAGAACTAGAAGAGGTTGAACATAAAGTAAATTACAATTTGATAGACGAAGAAGAGCTGAAcgaatataaaataaataagagAAAAGAATATGAGGATAAGATACGTAAAAGAAGATATATGATAAGTACGTACATAAAGTATGCATTATGGGAAATAAAGCAGAAGGATATTGAAAGGTGTCGTTCTATTTTTGAGAGGGCTTTAAATATTgattatacaaataaaaatttatggttaaaatatatagagGTTGAATTGattaataagaatataaatagtGCTAGGAATTTATTAGAAAGGgttgttttattattacctttggaaaatatattttggAAAAAGTATGCTCATCTTGAAGAGATAttgaataattatataaatgctcgaaatatatatgaaagatggattaaatttaaaattgATGAGAGttcttttttatgttatatatattttgaagaACGATgtaatgaaataaataagtgTAGAGAAATATTTGAACGTTTAATTGTTAGTATACCTAAATTGGAATgcttttataaatttattaagtttgagaaaaaatataaaaatatagatagAGCTAGAGCAGGGTATGAAAAATGTATAGAATTATTACCTTCATCTTATTTAGATGagaatttttatatacatttttgtaattttgAACAAGAACAAAATGAGTATGAAAGATGTAAAAAGATTTATATAGAAGctttaaaaattttacCAAAAAGTAAGAgtgaattattatataagcATTTTTTACAATTCCAAAAAAAGTATGCTAATAAAGATGAATTGAATGAATCGTTATTAATTAAAGAAcgtattttttatgaagatgaattaaaaaaacataggaatgattatgatatttggtttaattatattaaattagAAGAAtctaatataaataatataaacaagGAGAAATGTATTATACGAATTAGAGATCTTTATGAACGTGCTATAAGTATTATACCTTTAATATCTTCTAAAAAATTCTGgaaaagatatatatatttatggaTCAACTATTCTATTTTTGAAGAATTATATGCTGAAAATATTCAAAGAGCACGTGATGtctatattaatattattaaaatattatctaCTTATGAATttacttttaaaaaaatatttattctttatgCTACTTTTGAATTACGTCAATTAAATGTACACAAGGCAAGGTCAATATTTAATAACGCATTGCAAACAATACCAAACGAGAaaatttttgaaaaattttGTGAATTTGAATTAAAACTTGGAAATATTCGCGAGTGTCGAAATGTTTATGCTAAGTATGTGGAGGCCTTCCCCTTTAACTCGAAG gCTTGGATTTCTATGATCAATTTTGAGCTTTCCCTGGATGAGGTTGAAAGGGCACGACAAATTGCAGAAATAGCTATAAATCTTGATGATATGAAATTACCCGAGCTG aTATGGAAGAATTATATTGACATGGAAATTAATCTGCAGGAATACGATAATGCAAGAAAGCTGTATGACAGACTTTTAAGCATAACACAACATTATAAG GTTTATAAGAGCTATGCGGAATTCACTTACATTTACCTGGACGACATAGAAATGTGCAGGAAGATTTTAGAAGAGGGAATTGActtttgtaaaaaaaatgaattaatCAATGAGAGATGCATCTTGTTAAATTTTTTGTGTGATATCGAAAAAGATTATGGAGACAAAGAAATTATAGACAAGACTTTAAAGCGTTTACCCAAGAAAGtcaaaaaaagaaaaattattaaaaataatgataatgatgatgaaatCATTGAAGAGTATATAACATATGTTTTTCCAGATGATGGAAATCAATCACAg AATATGAAGATATTAGAAAAGGCTCTTGAGtggaagaaaaaaatggaagatatgaaaaaaaaaaaagaagacGATAAAAAGGAAGttaatgatgataatgttGATGATGATAGTGAAGATAGTGATGGTAGTGAAGATAATGATGGTAGTGAAGATAATGATGGTAGTAaagataatgatgataGTGAAGATAATGATGGTAGTAaagataatgatgatagtgaagataatgatgataGTGAAGATAATGATGGTAGTAAAGATAATGATGGTAGTGTAGATAATGATGGTAGTGAAGATAATGATGGTAGTGAAGATAATGATGGTAGTGAAGATAATGATGGTAGTGAGGATGGTGAAgggaaataa
- a CDS encoding alpha/beta hydrolase, putative — protein MGNALNQLIFRPHPPSYSKNRKNLHFIKTKHGSTICGIFLNNNAHLTILFSHGNAEDIGDIVPQFDSKLKRLGLNMFAYDYSGYGQSTGYPTETHLYNDVEAAYNYLISELNISKECIIAYGRSLGSAASVHIATKKDLLGLVLQCPLSSIHRVKLRLKFTLPYDLFCNIDKVHLIKCPILFIHGKKDKLLSYHGTEEMITKTKVNTYFMFIDEGGHNNLDSCFGNKMTAALVTFLFVLKNNIRENVNSVYDISNINTQKLRNMFILNNTEKLKDKLKEKIGDKEEKKDLSSKIKKNDKVIINNKIPKIKKDVNSYYYSSMEGISSSTQNICKVQSSTESSYNSSTSVSTILASIESIMKGIPDSNTLCEKNSVQRNNTIKKNNSSNEIYSDCNTAYNYYTNKKYDNLYSPNKVPSINNSKIDKKNKDNKGNNNNNNNNNNNNNNNNNNNNSSSSSNNSMSINMKTLSSYTLKNKDTQGNSNNNNDSNNNNNNDSNNNDNNNSNSNSTCSSHSKYNLSYNNKGNGHINTNIGTSNVKPNIRILQTKRNSYKVDKVPRINLDNMKKYIISEQKDSNIVYNNSYELIKDGVYVKKKINNNNIKQESSSLVYNNLSSPHINQGINNTRYISCEKVKLCSKEQTPVFVNKKHVRKETNNKLYNVLHNNITFHNFNDFLYTERKDKISINDDNIMSPLKSEIHKCTKNNIHRGLIKVESFGSASSSSREVYTHEETSKKEFLD, from the exons aTGGGGAATGCATTGAACCAACTAATCTTCAGACCGCACCCACCTAGTTATTCAAAGAATAGGAAGaatttacattttataaaaaccAAACATGGGAGTACAATATGtggtatatttttaaacaaCAATGCTCAtttaacaatattatttagTCATGGGAATGCCGAAGATATAGGTGATATAGTACCACAATTTGACAGTAAATTAAAACGTTTAGGGTTGAATATGTTTGCTTATGATTATAGTGGTTATGGTCAGAGTACAGGATATCCTACCGAAacacatttatataacGATGTCGAGGCAgcatataattatttaattagtgagttaaatatatctaaaGAATGTATAATAGCATATGGTAGAAGTTTGGGTTCTGCTGCATCTGTACATATAGCTACGAAAAAAGATTTATTAGGTTTAGTATTACAATGTCCTTTATCATCTATACATCGTGTGAAATTAAGATTAAAATTTACATTACCTtatgatttattttgtaatatcGATAAAGTTCATTTGATTAAATGTCCTATACTTTTTATTCATGGAAAGAAggataaattattatcatatcATGGAACTGAGGAAATGATAACCAAAACAAAGGtgaatacatattttatgtttattgATGAGGGTGgtcataataatttagaTAGTTGTTTTGGTAATAAAATGACAGCAGCTTTAgtaacatttttatttgtgttaaaaaataatatacgTGAAAATGTGAATAGTGTTTATGACATTTCTAACATTAACACTCAGAAATTAAGAAATATGTTTATTCTAAATAATACcgaaaaattaaaagataaattaaaagaaaaaattggagataaagaagaaaagaaagATTTATCTTCtaagataaagaaaaatgataaagttattattaacaataaaattcccaaaattaagaaagatgttaattcttattattatagtAGTATGGAAGGAATTAGTTCATCAAcacaaaatatatgtaaagTTCAGAGTAGCACAGAATCTTCTTATAATTCTTCAACAAGTGTAAGTACAATTTTGGCTTCTATAGAATCTATAATGAAAGGTATCCCGGATAGTAACACCTTATGTGAAAAAAATTCTGTTCAAAGGAATAAtactataaaaaaaaataatagtagtaaTGAAATTTATTCTGATTGTAACACAGcgtataattattatacaaataagaagtatgataatttatattcCCCAAATAAAGTCCCaagtataaataatagcaaaattgacaaaaaaaataaagacaataaaggaaataataacaacaacaacaataataataataataacaataataataataataataacaatagtagtagtagtagtaataatagtatGTCCATAAATATGAAAACTTTATCAAGTTAtactttaaaaaataaagacaCCCAAGGTAACAgcaacaataataatgatagtaataacaacaataataatgatagtaataacaatgacaataataatagtaatagtaatagtaCTTGTAGTAGTCAtagtaaatataatttatcatataataataagggGAACGGACatattaatacaaatattgGAACCTCGAATGTTAAACCTAATATACGAATTCTTCAAACCAAACGAAATAGTTATAAAGTCGATAAAGTGCCGAGAATTAATCttgataatatgaaaaaatatataatatcgGAACAAAAAGATTCAAatattgtttataataatagttatgaattaataaaagatGGAGTGTAtgtaaagaaaaaaataaataataataatataaaacaagAAAGTTCATCTCTggtatataataatttatcaaGCCCACATATAAATCAAGGAATTAACAACACTCGTTATATATCTTGTGAAAAAGTCAAATTATGTTCAAAAGAACAAACTCCTGTTTTTGTAAATAAGAAACATGTACGTAAAGAAACGaataacaaattatataatgttctacataataatataacatttcATAATTTCAATGATTTTCTTTATACAGAACGCAAAGATAAGATATCcataaatgatgataatataatgtCACCATTAAAATCAGAAATACATAAAtgtacaaaaaataatatacacaGGGGTTTAATAAAAGTGGAGTCCTTTGGAAGTGCATCTTCTTCATCACGCGAAGTGTATACACATGAGGAAACTTCCAAAAAAGAATTTCTG GATTAA